The Hyperthermus butylicus DSM 5456 genome includes a region encoding these proteins:
- the hemL gene encoding glutamate-1-semialdehyde 2,1-aminomutase: protein MPGEVSRSLYEKALTLFPGGVNSPVRAAVKPYPFYVERAEGPYIYTVDGEKLIDYVLAYGPLILGHKHPRVEEAVRRQLEKGWLYGAPYELEIRLAEKILKYYHPGGMVRFVNTGTEATMTAIRLARGVTGRKYIVKFNGCYHGAHDAVLVGAGSAAAEYGVPTSKGIPEEVAKLTLVAKYNDIESVEKIMSKHGDEVAAIIVEPVAGNAGVIPPKKGFLQELRRIASEHGALLIMDEVITGFRLALGGAQEYYRVKADITTLGKIVGGGFPIGVVVADRKIMEHLTPSGKVFNAGTFNAHPVTMAAGLATIEVLEEGTPYRVASEAGRALAEELESLVLSYGIDAAVNHVESMLQIFFVKGEVWSPEDAAKSDKKLYLKLHEELLKLGVFIAPSQMEAIFTSAAHTSDVVSETIEKLRKAFKRLR, encoded by the coding sequence TTGCCTGGCGAGGTGAGCCGCTCTCTCTACGAGAAGGCACTCACACTATTTCCTGGTGGCGTCAACAGCCCTGTTCGTGCAGCGGTTAAGCCCTACCCATTTTATGTTGAGCGGGCTGAGGGCCCATACATCTACACTGTTGATGGCGAGAAACTTATAGACTACGTGCTGGCCTATGGCCCCCTAATCCTCGGTCATAAACATCCCCGTGTGGAGGAGGCTGTTAGGAGGCAGCTGGAGAAGGGCTGGCTCTACGGCGCTCCCTACGAGCTGGAGATAAGACTTGCAGAAAAGATACTCAAGTATTACCATCCCGGTGGAATGGTTCGCTTTGTAAACACGGGCACAGAAGCAACAATGACTGCGATAAGGCTCGCAAGAGGTGTCACTGGCAGGAAGTACATTGTAAAGTTTAATGGATGCTACCATGGCGCCCATGATGCTGTGTTGGTGGGAGCTGGTAGTGCAGCAGCAGAGTATGGAGTACCGACAAGCAAGGGTATACCCGAGGAAGTTGCCAAGCTAACACTCGTAGCAAAATACAATGACATTGAAAGCGTAGAGAAGATAATGTCAAAGCATGGTGACGAGGTGGCAGCAATAATAGTCGAACCAGTTGCAGGTAATGCAGGAGTCATACCGCCAAAGAAGGGGTTCCTCCAGGAGCTACGCCGCATAGCAAGCGAGCATGGAGCACTGCTAATAATGGACGAGGTTATCACTGGGTTCCGCTTAGCCTTGGGCGGCGCCCAGGAATACTATAGAGTAAAGGCAGACATAACCACGCTGGGCAAGATAGTAGGTGGCGGCTTCCCAATCGGCGTAGTTGTGGCTGACAGGAAGATAATGGAGCATCTGACACCTAGCGGCAAAGTCTTCAATGCTGGAACATTTAACGCGCATCCAGTAACAATGGCTGCAGGGCTGGCTACTATTGAAGTTCTCGAGGAGGGCACACCATACCGGGTAGCTTCTGAGGCGGGCAGAGCGCTAGCAGAAGAGCTAGAATCGCTCGTATTAAGCTATGGTATAGACGCTGCTGTAAACCATGTGGAGAGCATGCTGCAGATATTCTTCGTAAAGGGTGAGGTTTGGAGCCCCGAGGACGCAGCAAAGAGCGATAAGAAGCTCTACCTGAAGCTACACGAAGAGCTGCTAAAACTAGGCGTATTCATAGCGCCAAGCCAGATGGAGGCAATATTCACGAGTGCAGCCCACACGAGCGACGTAGTCTCCGAGACTATCGAGAAGCTTAGGAAGGCCTTTAAGAGGCTTAGATAA
- a CDS encoding histone deacetylase family protein, with amino-acid sequence MPRVCMYYDEVFRLHEPPYGSHPESPERLAIALESLAKTGLYTLVHIQPAPRRGLERDRILEVHDPAYVEKVEELAGRGGGYIDPDTYVGKYTILAAHAYTASVLDAVDKLVEGDCNIAIVLGRPPGHHAGRRGVAMGAPTLGFCIFNISALAAKHAANRGENVLVVDFDLHHGNGTQDILYSDERIVHLDLHQDPSTIYPGTGWPWENGSGRARGTKLNVIVPVDAGDDVYMMLFQRGLELAQAVQGSPSLVIVDAGFDAYAGDGFGMLYLTTNTYYELGTTLRRMRTRILVVLEGGYSIGLRRALPAFIAGLLGEANPYPEKRSESRDAVWRTALENFERLEKAIAEAKRNAGRF; translated from the coding sequence TTGCCCCGGGTCTGTATGTACTATGACGAGGTCTTCAGACTTCATGAGCCTCCGTATGGTTCACACCCAGAGAGCCCGGAAAGGCTAGCAATAGCGCTGGAATCGCTGGCCAAGACGGGGCTCTATACGCTGGTGCATATACAGCCAGCGCCTAGGCGTGGCCTGGAGCGGGATAGGATACTTGAAGTACACGATCCAGCCTATGTCGAGAAGGTTGAGGAGCTTGCTGGACGTGGCGGCGGCTACATAGACCCAGACACCTACGTTGGGAAGTACACCATACTCGCAGCCCATGCATACACAGCCTCAGTGCTCGATGCCGTTGACAAGCTAGTTGAGGGAGACTGCAACATAGCTATAGTACTCGGACGTCCACCGGGACACCACGCCGGCCGTCGCGGCGTCGCAATGGGGGCTCCAACGCTGGGCTTCTGTATATTCAACATCTCGGCACTAGCAGCAAAACACGCTGCCAACCGCGGCGAGAACGTGCTAGTTGTAGACTTCGACCTGCACCACGGCAATGGGACCCAAGACATACTCTACAGTGATGAAAGGATTGTACACCTAGACTTACACCAGGATCCTTCAACAATATATCCTGGCACGGGCTGGCCATGGGAGAACGGGTCTGGGAGGGCTAGGGGTACAAAGCTAAATGTTATAGTGCCTGTTGACGCTGGAGACGATGTCTATATGATGCTGTTCCAGAGGGGCTTAGAGCTTGCACAAGCAGTACAGGGAAGTCCGAGCCTAGTCATTGTTGATGCCGGGTTTGACGCCTATGCAGGTGATGGGTTTGGCATGTTGTACCTCACAACGAACACGTACTACGAGCTGGGCACTACGCTGAGAAGAATGAGGACACGGATACTCGTCGTGCTTGAGGGTGGCTATAGTATTGGGCTGAGGAGGGCCCTACCAGCATTCATCGCGGGCCTGCTTGGCGAGGCCAACCCGTATCCAGAGAAGAGGAGCGAGAGCCGCGACGCGGTGTGGAGGACTGCACTGGAGAACTTTGAGCGACTTGAAAAAGCAATAGCAGAGGCAAAGAGAAATGCTGGCAGGTTCTAG
- a CDS encoding elongation factor EF-2, whose translation MRVKHVDEILKIMNNIERIRNIGIVAHVDHGKTTTSDSLLAAAGIISQRIAGEALALDYLKVEQQRGITVKSANISLYHEYQGKPYVINLVDTPGHVDFSGHVTRSLRLMDGAILVVDAVEGVMPQTETVLRQSLEERVRPILFINKVDRLIKELKYTPQQIQQRFIEIIKEVNNLIRLYADPEFREKWLLNPTSGMVIFGSARDKWGISIPMAQKKGIKFSDIIEAYKKGKDAVEEFATKVAPLHEALLDAVVKFIPNPRDAQRYRIPKIWRGDINSEVGKAMLEADPNGPLVYAISFMRVDPKIRRLVATGRIFSGTLRQGEEVWLINAKKQAKVLQVSIYMGPDREVVDEIPAGNIGAALGLEDARAGETAVAVEWKEKVSPFEQLKYVSEPVVTVAIEPKDPKDLPKLIDALYKLSIEDPTLQVKINQETGEYLLSGMGPLHIEIAVWWLKENFGLEVKTSPPIVVYRETIRAKSQVFEGKSPNKHNKLYISVEPLDEETIKLIQSGVVREDQDPYERAKILKEKAGWDYDEAKRIWAIDENINVFVDKTTGVQHLREVKDTIIQGFRLAMKEGPLAKEPVRGIKVVLHDAVIHEDPAHRGPAQIYPAVRNAIFAGMLTAKPTLLEPIQKLDIRVPQEYVSNVIAVISRRRGKIIDMKEYGLMMRIIAEIPVAESFDLAPELRSATQGRAFWGTEFSRWAPVPDNMLMDLVKKIRERKGLPPEPPKPEDFISPF comes from the coding sequence ATGCGTGTCAAGCATGTAGACGAAATCCTAAAGATAATGAATAACATCGAGCGGATACGTAACATTGGTATCGTTGCCCATGTAGACCACGGCAAGACGACGACTAGCGACTCGCTACTAGCAGCCGCTGGTATTATCTCGCAGCGTATCGCGGGTGAGGCGCTAGCACTAGACTACCTCAAGGTAGAGCAGCAGAGAGGCATCACGGTAAAGTCGGCAAACATAAGCCTCTACCACGAGTACCAGGGCAAGCCATACGTAATCAACCTCGTAGACACCCCCGGCCACGTAGACTTCTCCGGCCACGTGACCAGGAGCCTAAGGCTGATGGACGGTGCTATCCTGGTCGTAGATGCTGTTGAGGGTGTGATGCCCCAGACTGAAACCGTGCTGAGGCAGAGCCTCGAAGAGAGAGTAAGACCGATACTATTCATAAACAAGGTCGACAGGCTGATAAAGGAGCTAAAGTACACTCCCCAGCAGATACAGCAGCGCTTCATAGAGATAATAAAGGAGGTCAACAACCTGATACGCCTCTACGCTGATCCAGAGTTCAGGGAGAAGTGGCTGCTAAACCCAACAAGCGGTATGGTGATCTTCGGTAGTGCACGTGACAAGTGGGGCATAAGTATCCCGATGGCCCAGAAGAAGGGGATAAAGTTCAGCGATATTATTGAAGCATACAAGAAGGGTAAGGATGCAGTAGAAGAGTTCGCCACGAAGGTTGCACCACTCCATGAAGCGCTACTAGACGCAGTGGTCAAGTTCATACCGAATCCGAGGGATGCTCAGAGATACAGGATACCAAAGATATGGAGGGGCGACATCAATAGTGAAGTAGGTAAGGCAATGCTAGAGGCTGATCCCAACGGCCCACTGGTCTATGCGATATCATTCATGAGGGTCGACCCGAAGATAAGGAGGCTAGTAGCAACTGGCAGGATATTCAGCGGTACCCTAAGGCAGGGCGAGGAGGTCTGGCTGATAAACGCTAAGAAGCAGGCCAAGGTGTTACAGGTAAGCATCTACATGGGTCCAGACCGTGAAGTTGTAGACGAGATCCCAGCAGGTAACATTGGTGCTGCCCTTGGCCTCGAGGATGCACGTGCTGGTGAGACAGCTGTTGCTGTTGAGTGGAAGGAGAAGGTGTCACCATTCGAGCAGCTGAAGTACGTATCAGAGCCAGTAGTAACGGTAGCCATCGAGCCGAAGGACCCGAAGGACTTGCCAAAGCTTATTGACGCCCTCTACAAGCTAAGCATTGAGGACCCAACGCTACAGGTAAAGATCAACCAGGAGACCGGCGAGTACCTCTTAAGCGGTATGGGTCCACTGCACATTGAGATTGCTGTATGGTGGCTAAAGGAGAACTTTGGCCTCGAGGTAAAGACAAGCCCGCCAATAGTAGTGTACAGAGAGACCATTAGGGCTAAGAGCCAGGTATTCGAGGGCAAGAGCCCCAACAAGCACAACAAGCTATACATAAGCGTTGAGCCGCTTGACGAGGAGACAATAAAGCTCATACAGTCTGGTGTTGTCCGCGAGGACCAGGATCCGTATGAGAGGGCTAAGATACTAAAGGAGAAGGCAGGCTGGGACTACGACGAGGCCAAGAGGATATGGGCTATCGATGAGAACATCAATGTCTTTGTAGACAAGACAACCGGTGTACAGCACCTACGTGAGGTAAAGGACACTATTATCCAGGGCTTCCGCCTAGCAATGAAGGAGGGTCCACTAGCCAAGGAGCCTGTTCGCGGCATCAAGGTGGTACTGCACGATGCAGTGATACACGAGGACCCCGCACACAGGGGCCCAGCCCAGATCTACCCAGCTGTTAGGAACGCAATATTCGCCGGTATGCTCACAGCTAAACCAACACTGCTCGAGCCCATACAGAAGCTGGACATTCGTGTACCACAGGAGTATGTAAGCAACGTGATAGCAGTCATATCTAGGAGGCGCGGCAAGATAATAGACATGAAGGAGTATGGTCTAATGATGAGGATTATAGCGGAGATACCGGTAGCCGAGAGCTTCGACCTGGCGCCAGAGCTTAGGAGCGCTACACAAGGCAGAGCATTCTGGGGCACAGAGTTCAGCAGGTGGGCACCCGTACCAGACAACATGTTAATGGACCTAGTGAAGAAGATACGTGAAAGGAAGGGTCTGCCGCCAGAGCCGCCAAAGCCGGAGGACTTCATATCACCCTTCTAG
- a CDS encoding ERCC4 domain-containing protein: MPECSRPRVYVDEREKASPIPRLLREMGAAVIYTVAGVGDYIVSDRVAFERKTMHDLAASLFDGRLYDQARRLSEHYEVPIILVEGDPAELERVTSRALQVKLALLAISLDYSVRIVWSSGPEESAKIIYSVACREQALKQRPVVIHRKPRLEKLWMQQLYVVQSLPGIGPRLAERLLEKFGSIEAICRASIVELEKVLGYERAVKVYRVIHAPYTSSKAERE; the protein is encoded by the coding sequence TTGCCCGAGTGTAGTAGGCCGCGGGTCTACGTTGACGAGAGGGAGAAGGCTAGCCCCATTCCCCGCTTATTGAGGGAGATGGGTGCAGCCGTAATCTACACTGTTGCAGGTGTCGGCGATTACATTGTTTCGGATAGGGTTGCATTCGAGAGGAAGACCATGCACGACCTTGCAGCAAGCCTTTTCGATGGCAGGCTCTACGACCAGGCTAGAAGGCTGAGCGAGCACTATGAAGTCCCAATAATACTCGTTGAGGGTGACCCAGCAGAGCTGGAAAGGGTTACCTCGCGTGCATTGCAGGTTAAGCTTGCCCTATTGGCGATAAGCCTCGACTATAGTGTAAGGATCGTCTGGAGCAGTGGTCCGGAAGAGTCAGCAAAAATAATCTATAGTGTTGCGTGTCGTGAGCAGGCTCTGAAGCAGAGGCCCGTGGTTATACATAGGAAGCCGAGGCTCGAGAAGCTGTGGATGCAGCAGCTATATGTTGTCCAGAGCCTGCCCGGCATAGGGCCTAGGCTCGCGGAGAGGCTCCTTGAAAAATTCGGCAGTATAGAGGCTATATGCAGAGCATCAATAGTTGAGCTTGAGAAGGTTCTTGGCTATGAGAGAGCCGTAAAGGTGTACCGCGTAATACATGCTCCATATACGTCTTCCAAAGCAGAGCGGGAGTAG
- a CDS encoding RsmB/NOP family class I SAM-dependent RNA methyltransferase has translation MERQVKVIVDFSARVLYHVLTRHVSHDRAYQAAAREYRKALNIVPPRVLYKVSHDIVSDYHTVRHIEKYVYGATGGSKRAARLWLALLGPEKEYLQPYIDGVERLRRKLLKTLPRHVESIEDVIETAGSEAEKLAIKYSFPTWFTKLILQLLGPYSAERLLASLNEEKWWIRVNTLKADPDRVAARLEEKGVIVRRDRDLPYMLEVVDFSEPLHHLEEMWRGEIVFQDKASAMVVEALEPEPGDVILDLAAAPGVKDTLVMQLTENRARIIAVDVSWARLQRTKRLLRMYGVDISRIEVVQADSTTLHLRLKPSKVMLDAPCTSSGAVGKDPAIKLHLDDLNWVARFPPLQAAMLETALKYRAPAVYAVCSILPMEGEEQVVKIIERGAASLRRPRIPAAHGYAVYGDVARKTARFLPSLHQTQGFFISLLEP, from the coding sequence ATGGAGAGACAAGTAAAGGTCATAGTAGACTTTAGTGCTCGTGTCCTCTACCATGTACTGACAAGGCATGTAAGCCATGATAGGGCCTACCAAGCTGCAGCGAGAGAGTACCGTAAAGCATTGAACATTGTACCGCCAAGGGTGCTCTACAAGGTCTCTCATGATATAGTATCGGACTACCACACGGTAAGGCACATAGAAAAGTACGTCTATGGCGCTACGGGCGGCTCCAAGAGGGCTGCAAGGCTATGGCTAGCCCTCCTAGGCCCGGAGAAGGAGTACCTCCAGCCCTACATCGATGGAGTAGAGAGGCTGCGGAGGAAACTGCTGAAGACACTGCCACGCCATGTGGAGAGTATAGAGGACGTTATTGAGACAGCAGGCTCTGAAGCTGAGAAACTTGCAATAAAATACTCTTTTCCCACCTGGTTTACCAAACTGATACTCCAACTTCTCGGCCCTTACAGTGCTGAAAGGCTCTTGGCGTCTCTCAACGAGGAGAAGTGGTGGATAAGGGTCAATACGCTCAAGGCTGATCCGGATCGTGTTGCAGCCCGGCTAGAGGAGAAAGGCGTCATAGTGCGCAGAGACCGGGATCTACCCTACATGCTGGAGGTTGTAGACTTTAGTGAACCACTACACCATCTTGAGGAGATGTGGCGTGGCGAAATAGTGTTCCAGGACAAGGCCTCAGCAATGGTTGTCGAGGCCCTAGAGCCGGAGCCTGGAGACGTGATATTGGACTTGGCTGCGGCCCCCGGCGTAAAGGATACGCTGGTGATGCAGCTCACTGAGAACAGGGCGAGGATAATAGCTGTAGACGTCTCCTGGGCGCGTCTCCAGAGGACAAAGCGCCTACTACGCATGTATGGTGTTGATATTAGCCGTATCGAGGTAGTACAAGCAGACTCTACAACACTACACCTAAGGCTAAAACCGTCAAAAGTAATGCTAGATGCTCCATGTACAAGCAGTGGTGCAGTGGGCAAGGATCCAGCAATAAAGCTCCACCTAGACGATCTCAACTGGGTTGCAAGGTTCCCCCCACTCCAAGCTGCGATGCTGGAAACAGCGCTAAAGTACCGGGCTCCAGCAGTCTATGCTGTCTGCAGCATCCTACCCATGGAGGGTGAGGAGCAGGTAGTAAAGATTATTGAGCGTGGCGCAGCAAGCCTACGGAGACCAAGAATCCCCGCCGCCCATGGCTATGCTGTTTACGGTGATGTAGCCCGCAAGACGGCAAGGTTCCTGCCAAGCCTGCACCAGACCCAGGGCTTCTTCATATCACTCCTAGAACCCTAG
- the rnhB gene encoding ribonuclease HII, with translation MVQRRRCRYAIGIDEAGRGPVIGPMVVVGVAVCSNDIDKLVALGVRDSKQLTPVVRAKLYGEILRVALHSVIVKLPPALLDAVNLNQLEVETFEYIASRIAGVHDSPEAVYVDAVGSPEKLAARLSGRLGVRVIAEPGADKTYPIVSAASIVAKVVRDAEIRMLRRLYGVRGSGYPTDPETIAWLAEEYRRNPANPPWFVRRTWSTLKRIAPGWYVEKQATTQPPRGQRSLLDYLLGEKQS, from the coding sequence ATGGTGCAACGGAGAAGATGCCGCTATGCTATCGGCATCGACGAGGCTGGTAGAGGGCCAGTTATAGGGCCAATGGTCGTTGTAGGAGTTGCTGTGTGCAGCAATGATATCGACAAGCTTGTAGCACTAGGGGTTAGGGATAGTAAACAACTCACACCGGTTGTCCGTGCAAAGCTCTACGGCGAGATTCTCCGCGTAGCACTACACAGTGTTATAGTGAAGCTGCCTCCAGCGCTCCTAGATGCTGTAAACCTAAACCAGCTAGAAGTCGAGACCTTCGAGTACATAGCGTCAAGGATAGCTGGTGTCCACGATAGCCCCGAGGCAGTCTACGTCGATGCTGTGGGTAGCCCCGAGAAGCTGGCTGCAAGACTCTCTGGTAGGCTAGGCGTACGCGTCATAGCCGAGCCGGGTGCTGATAAAACGTATCCCATAGTCTCTGCGGCGAGTATTGTTGCTAAGGTTGTGCGTGACGCGGAGATAAGGATGCTACGCAGGCTCTACGGTGTAAGGGGCTCTGGCTATCCAACAGATCCCGAGACCATAGCATGGCTTGCAGAAGAGTATAGGCGGAACCCTGCAAACCCGCCGTGGTTCGTACGGAGAACATGGTCCACACTGAAGCGTATAGCTCCGGGCTGGTACGTGGAGAAGCAGGCTACGACGCAACCTCCACGGGGGCAGAGGTCGCTCCTCGACTACCTCCTCGGAGAAAAGCAGAGCTAG
- a CDS encoding chloride channel protein encodes MGTRRVMAVIAILARKLDEAVRAVLKHLGYVERWLLISIVAAVVSSLAIGLFYVLLRLVLAGAAYIHGVAGPEIVMKISDYSIVALLARHKPLIPVILGVGALAASLIVYKFEPEAAGGGTDAAVYAYHHRAGIMRPRVAIVKAVASAILLGTGGSAGPEGPSIQIGGAAGSSIAKYLGMGVVERKIMLVAGMAAALSFIFQSPVGSAIFAVEVLYMRDMELNALIPALFASIISYSLSLHILGPGYKLPSLAIDSLSRMYSLDVLASYILLGLFTAPFAYMYVYVFTRTRRVFEKLHREHRIPQWIGPVIGALLVGVIGAFVPHVLGTGEELLSLMLEGFQQGEMPGLVRLFGDSLLLTALLLAILKIVVTSLTVGSGGSGGLLAPGLFAGAMIGEVFGLIVHDYTGIPPGVYAYLGMASLFGAASKVSVGLSFFVAEIGGTPALVVPALISSLTASLALGNVSIVESQLPHKVPPAIFTVESLLEILRGQKTCIKVREFPIRHITAANWNEKLRDVVKRMIRQKLRIMPVVDDYGRIVGVLDPGYIGLDLRYALRSEELVAEVSLTQPPIVYIDDCIVRALEEMVIYGADYVGCCRPRLQVCRRDTTRRHYRCALSINTRGSA; translated from the coding sequence ATGGGGACGCGTAGAGTCATGGCGGTAATAGCGATTCTGGCTAGGAAGCTTGACGAAGCTGTACGGGCTGTGCTAAAACACCTGGGCTATGTTGAACGCTGGCTCCTCATAAGCATTGTTGCTGCTGTAGTTTCATCACTCGCCATAGGCTTGTTCTATGTGCTTCTAAGGCTTGTTCTTGCGGGCGCAGCCTACATTCATGGCGTAGCTGGGCCGGAAATAGTTATGAAGATATCAGACTACTCCATAGTTGCGCTCCTAGCTCGACACAAACCACTGATACCCGTTATACTCGGTGTCGGCGCGCTAGCTGCAAGCTTGATAGTCTACAAGTTTGAGCCCGAGGCGGCTGGTGGCGGTACAGACGCGGCGGTATACGCGTACCACCATAGGGCCGGTATAATGAGGCCGAGGGTAGCCATAGTAAAGGCGGTGGCATCGGCTATACTGCTAGGCACCGGCGGTAGTGCAGGGCCAGAGGGTCCCTCAATACAGATTGGTGGTGCTGCAGGCTCCTCAATAGCAAAATACCTTGGCATGGGTGTTGTGGAGAGAAAGATAATGCTTGTAGCCGGCATGGCTGCGGCTCTATCATTCATCTTTCAGAGCCCCGTAGGATCAGCAATATTCGCCGTGGAAGTACTCTACATGAGGGATATGGAGCTAAATGCTTTGATACCAGCCCTTTTCGCGTCGATAATCTCGTACTCCCTATCCCTACACATCCTGGGCCCAGGGTATAAGCTGCCATCACTCGCAATTGACAGTTTATCGAGGATGTATAGCTTGGATGTGCTAGCATCCTACATATTGCTAGGTCTTTTCACTGCACCCTTTGCCTATATGTATGTCTACGTGTTCACGAGAACCAGGAGGGTCTTCGAGAAGCTCCATAGAGAACATCGTATCCCCCAATGGATTGGCCCCGTCATTGGTGCGTTGCTCGTTGGTGTCATAGGCGCTTTTGTGCCCCATGTGCTCGGTACTGGTGAGGAGTTACTCTCGTTGATGCTCGAAGGATTTCAGCAAGGCGAAATGCCGGGTCTAGTAAGGTTATTCGGCGATAGCCTACTCTTGACTGCGCTGCTGCTGGCTATTCTAAAGATAGTAGTTACGTCCTTGACAGTCGGTAGTGGTGGTAGTGGTGGGCTGCTAGCACCAGGCCTATTCGCCGGGGCTATGATAGGTGAAGTTTTTGGCCTCATAGTCCACGACTACACCGGGATACCCCCAGGGGTCTATGCCTACCTCGGCATGGCGAGCCTCTTTGGTGCAGCTTCAAAGGTATCTGTTGGCCTCTCATTCTTCGTGGCAGAGATAGGTGGTACACCAGCACTAGTCGTGCCAGCCCTCATATCCTCCCTAACGGCGTCGCTTGCCCTTGGCAACGTCAGCATTGTTGAGTCACAGCTACCCCACAAGGTGCCCCCCGCTATATTTACCGTGGAGTCTCTCCTTGAGATCCTCCGTGGCCAGAAGACATGTATAAAGGTTAGAGAGTTCCCGATAAGGCACATAACTGCTGCAAACTGGAACGAAAAACTCAGAGACGTCGTTAAGAGGATGATAAGACAGAAGCTCCGCATAATGCCGGTCGTAGATGACTACGGGAGAATTGTAGGTGTACTAGACCCTGGCTACATAGGGCTTGATCTCCGCTATGCCTTACGCTCGGAAGAGCTTGTCGCCGAGGTCTCCCTAACACAGCCACCAATAGTCTACATTGATGACTGTATTGTTAGAGCGCTAGAGGAAATGGTGATATATGGTGCTGACTACGTGGGTTGTTGCAGGCCCCGGCTACAAGTATGCAGGCGTGATACTACTCGAAGACATTACCGATGCGCTCTTTCCATCAATACTCGAGGCAGCGCGTAG
- a CDS encoding MBL fold metallo-hydrolase produces MLTIRWWLHACFEIEYEGKKLVIDPHDGGSLGVGLNPPATRADYVLITHDHYDHNADSVVAGDRTLVVKWRTGEFSLGPFRIKGVKLPHDEYEGRLRGFVVAYRIEAGNISIVHLSDLGRPLRPEEAEELKPVHIVMLPAGNVYTLHPRQALDSAALLDVKIVIPMHYWIPGMQLPLEPLDTLLRYAKKWRVVRYDSNEISLGLEDIPEQRTLLVLAPPGQGAGRHG; encoded by the coding sequence GTGCTCACTATTCGCTGGTGGCTTCATGCATGTTTTGAGATAGAGTATGAGGGGAAAAAACTAGTTATTGACCCCCACGATGGCGGCAGTCTTGGTGTCGGGCTCAACCCTCCAGCAACAAGGGCAGACTATGTTCTTATAACACACGACCATTACGATCATAATGCCGACAGCGTAGTAGCTGGCGATAGGACCTTAGTCGTAAAGTGGAGGACCGGCGAGTTTAGCCTGGGCCCATTCCGTATTAAGGGCGTGAAACTTCCCCACGACGAGTATGAGGGGAGGCTCCGCGGCTTCGTTGTAGCATACCGCATTGAGGCCGGCAACATTAGCATTGTACACTTGTCTGACCTGGGTAGACCTTTACGCCCGGAGGAGGCTGAGGAACTAAAGCCTGTTCACATCGTGATGCTGCCTGCAGGTAATGTGTACACGCTGCATCCGCGCCAGGCTCTCGATTCTGCAGCGCTTCTTGACGTAAAGATTGTTATCCCGATGCACTACTGGATTCCAGGTATGCAGCTACCCTTAGAGCCCCTGGATACCTTGCTACGCTACGCTAAGAAGTGGCGTGTGGTTCGCTACGACTCTAACGAGATTAGTCTAGGCCTTGAGGACATCCCTGAGCAGCGTACGCTGCTAGTGCTGGCACCACCAGGCCAGGGTGCAGGTCGACATGGTTGA
- a CDS encoding ABC transporter ATP-binding protein, translating into MVDCGETVLELHGTVKRFKHGPTIGPISFTVRRGEVFALIGPNGAGKTTTIRMVLGIYRPDEGSVLLCGSPPERLKLYSLAAYVPEETAVYPKLTGWEHLVFYATLYTGDRTRAVKVAERAAEVSGLGDALGRLVEGYSKGMKRRLILSLALALETPLLVLDEPTSGLDVHSAVRMRRLIRKAADEGRAVLLSSHNMFEVEYLADRVAFIASGKIIAIGTPASLKQRYAAENLEEAFVKAVEAAATV; encoded by the coding sequence ATGGTTGATTGCGGCGAGACTGTGCTCGAGCTGCATGGGACGGTTAAGAGGTTTAAACATGGCCCTACAATAGGCCCCATATCGTTTACCGTGCGTCGGGGAGAGGTCTTTGCGCTTATAGGCCCGAATGGCGCGGGGAAAACAACCACCATAAGAATGGTGCTTGGCATCTATAGGCCTGATGAGGGTTCTGTTCTTCTCTGCGGCTCGCCCCCGGAAAGGCTGAAGCTTTACAGTCTTGCAGCTTACGTGCCTGAGGAGACAGCTGTATACCCTAAGCTTACTGGGTGGGAGCACCTAGTATTCTACGCCACACTATATACCGGTGATAGGACCAGAGCTGTCAAGGTTGCAGAGAGGGCTGCAGAAGTCTCTGGGCTTGGAGACGCCCTTGGCAGGCTCGTGGAGGGATATAGTAAGGGTATGAAGAGGAGGCTCATACTGTCTCTAGCTCTTGCACTTGAAACACCGCTCCTCGTATTAGACGAGCCCACGTCCGGACTCGACGTTCATAGTGCTGTTAGGATGAGAAGGCTTATCCGGAAAGCAGCAGACGAGGGGCGGGCTGTCCTCCTTTCGAGCCACAACATGTTTGAGGTGGAGTACCTGGCTGACAGGGTTGCCTTCATAGCTTCTGGCAAGATAATTGCCATAGGCACTCCGGCAAGTCTTAAGCAGAGATACGCCGCGGAAAATCTTGAAGAGGCGTTTGTGAAGGCTGTAGAGGCTGCAGCTACGGTGTAG